A stretch of Anas acuta chromosome 3, bAnaAcu1.1, whole genome shotgun sequence DNA encodes these proteins:
- the TCF21 gene encoding transcription factor 21 yields the protein MSTGSLSDVEDLQEVEMLECDGLKMDTNKEFGASNESNEEGSNGENGSPQKGRGAAGKRKKAPPKKSPLNGVSQEGKQVQRNAANARERARMRVLSKAFSRLKTTLPWVPPDTKLSKLDTLRLASSYIAHLRQILANDKYENGYIHPVNLTWPFMVAGKPESDLKEVVNTNRLCGPTAS from the exons ATGTCCACTGGGTCCCTCAGTGATGTGGAAGATCTTCAGGAGGTGGAGATGCTGGAGTGCGATGGCCTGAAAATGGATACTAACAAAGAGTTCGGGGCGTCCAACGAGAGCAACGAGGAGGGATCCAATGGCGAGAATGGCTCCCCTCagaaggggagaggggctgcgggcaagaggaaaaaagctcCCCCCAAGAAGAGCCCTTTAAATGGAGTGAGCCAGGAGGGAAAGCAGGTCCAGAGAAACGCTGCCAACGCCAGGGAGAGGGCGAGGATGAGGGTCCTTAGcaaagccttctccaggcttaaGACCACCCTGCCCTGGGTGCCCCCAGACACCAAGCTTTCCAAACTGGACACCTTGAGGTTGGCCTCCAGCTACATCGCTCACCTGAGACAGATCCTGGCCAACGACAAGTACGAAAATGGCTACATCCACCCGGTCAACCTG ACCTGGCCTTTTATGGTAGCCGGCAAACCCGAGAGTGACCTGAAAGAAGTGGTGAACACAAACCGCTTGTGCGGCCCGACGGCATCCTGA